One Synechococcales cyanobacterium T60_A2020_003 genomic region harbors:
- a CDS encoding SRPBCC family protein has protein sequence MIDPTELDQEPLLDDGADDGEDDWSDEVPAGLDSELLDAVDVTTERLGGRQTFIGATIYVPCSAEKVWQVLTDYDHLADFIPNLQESRCIASPSPDCVRLEQVGAERFLKLKFCARVVLDMVEQFPYRIDFSMVEGDFKSFVGHWAIAPLDAPDPGVQLSYGVIVLPTRLMPIRLIERHLRKNLVINLAAIRQRAVEIAAS, from the coding sequence ATGATTGACCCCACCGAACTAGACCAAGAGCCCCTCCTTGATGATGGAGCAGATGATGGTGAAGATGATTGGTCAGACGAGGTGCCAGCGGGTCTGGATTCGGAATTGCTCGATGCGGTAGACGTGACCACCGAACGATTAGGCGGACGGCAAACCTTTATTGGGGCAACTATCTACGTACCCTGTTCAGCAGAAAAGGTTTGGCAGGTTTTGACGGATTATGATCATCTCGCTGATTTTATTCCCAACCTGCAGGAAAGTCGCTGTATCGCTTCGCCGTCGCCTGATTGTGTCCGCTTAGAGCAAGTGGGAGCAGAACGCTTTCTGAAGCTCAAGTTTTGCGCCCGTGTAGTGCTAGATATGGTGGAACAGTTCCCCTATCGCATTGATTTTTCGATGGTGGAAGGGGATTTCAAATCGTTTGTAGGCCATTGGGCGATCGCCCCTCTAGACGCACCTGATCCAGGCGTGCAGTTGAGTTACGGGGTCATAGTTTTGCCCACACGATTGATGCCCATTCGCCTGATTGAGCGGCATTTGCGGAAGAACTTGGTGATTAATTTGGCGGCGATTCGTCAGCGGGCAGTGGAGATAGCAGCTTCTTAA